In the genome of Sphingomonas alpina, the window CATCGAGCGTGCCCGCTCTGTCCGGCGCCGTGGTGCGCGATCTCGCGGTGGGCATGGAACAGATCATGTCGGTCGAAATGGCGATCAGCGCGTCCAACCGCGCCGCGGCCGGCGCGTCGGTCGCCGCAGCGATCCTGAGCTATGCCGGCAAGCCGCTGACCGTGTGGCGCGGTCAGCGCCGGGCGCGCGCCTTTGGCTGGCAGGAGATCGGCCAGGAACGCTTCGTGCTCGATGACGGCACGACCCTGGGCCACCGGCTGGTTGCACTGGCCGATGTGCCAGATCTCGAGCTGCTTCCCGAGCGGCTGCCGGGCAAGCCGGCTGTCAGCTTTCGCGCCGGTACCGAACTGGCGGTGCAAAATGTGACGCTGTGGCTGGCGAGCTGGCTGGTGCGGTGGCGCTGGATCGGTTCGCTGTCCGCATTGGCGCCGTGGCTGTTACCGCTGCAGCGTCGGATGGCGGGCTGGGGATCGGACCGGTCGGGAATGGTGGTGCGGCTGTTCGGTCTGGCCGGCGGCAAGCGGGTCGAGCGGCGCTGGACACTGATCGCCAGCGCCGGCGATGGCCCCGAAATCCCGACGCTGGCCGCGGAACTGCTCGCCGAGCGGATCGTGGCGAAGGAGCTCGCGCCCGGCGCGGGCGATGCGGGGCCAATGCTGGCGCTGGAGGATTTTGCGCCGGCCTTTGCCGGCCTGGCGATCCGCCATGAGACAAGGCAGATTGCGCAACCGGCGCCGCTCTATCAGCGCGTGATGGGCGATACTTTTGCGCGACTGCCGGATGAGGTGCGCCGCATGCACGAGGTGTTGCGCGACGGCGGCGCGCACGGCCGCGCAACGGTCGAACGCGGCACGCATCCGCTGGCCCGGCTGGTCGGCGCGCTGATGGGATTTCCCAGGGCGGGCGAGCACGAACTGCATGTCGGATTTCGCGAAGACCAGGGTGTGGAGCGCTGGACGCGGACCTTTTCGGCGCAGAGCTTCCACAGCAATCTCGGTGAGGAGGCCGGCCAAATCGTCGAGCGGTTCGGGCCGCTGCGCTTCCATTTCGACCTGCCCGGGGACGAGCAGGGCCTGACCATGGTGATGCGGTCCTGGTCGATCTGGCGCATTCCCCTGCCCCTGGCGCTCGCCCCGCGGACGATGGCGCGGGAATGGGAGGAAGACGGCAAGTTCCAGTTCGACGTGCCGATCGCGCTGCCGCTGATCGGCCCGGTGATTCATTATCGCGGGTGGCTGACGCCCGACGCAGAATAAGGAAATGGCGGCCCCATCGAGCCGCCATCCCTGCAACTGGTCATGTGTCAGGCGGCGGCGATTGCGCGGTTCCCCGGCCCTACCTTGAATTCCAGCCAGGCCAGCACCGCCACCACCAGTGCCTGGGCAAGCACGAAGGCGGTGCCGAACGCGGTCGGCTCGGTCAGCACCACGACGGCGATGCTCGCCGCGACCCAGGCAATATTGCCGACCACCGCCAGCAGCACGAGCGGCGCATTGAGGAGCGAGGTCTTCGCCATCCAGGCGAACAGCGCGGCAACCGGGAACAGGCTGCATCCGGCAACCAGCAGCAGGGTCGGGTGAAGGCCGGTCGGCCCGGCAAGCAGGCTGGCGCCAAGGCTCATCACTGCGCCGGCCAGCAGGCAGGTCAGCGCATCGAGGCCGAGGATGCGGCGGATGGTGGTGGTTGTGTCGGTCATGATTTCCTCCGTGGTTGACACCGACCTTTTCGCTGACCGAGGTAGTCGCGTCGATTACCTCGCAGGTAATGGCCGGAAATTGGTTGCCGGGCCTAGGGTCGGTACAGAGGAGAATGACCATGGCGGTTGCCACGCGGAATGTCGGGGATCAGTTGCGCGAATGGCGCCAGAAGCGGCGCATGAGCCAGCTCGATCTCGCGCTCGATACGGAGATTTCGGCGCGCCATCTAAGCTTCCTCGAAACCGGCCGCGCCCGGCCGAGCCGCGAGATGGTGCTGCGCCTGTCCGAACAGCTCGAGATGCCGATGCGCGAGCGCAACCTGCTGCTCACCGCCGCCGGCTTCGCGCCCCTGTTCGGCGAACGCTCGCTCGACGATCCGGAAATGTCCGGCGCGCGGCGCGCGGTCGATCTGATCCTGGCCGGGCATGAGCCCTGGCCCGCACTGGTGGTCGACCGGTGCTGGAACCTGATCGCGGCGAACCGCGGCGTCGCGCCGTTGCTCGCGAGCGTGTCGCCCGCCTTGCTGGCAGGCGTGCCCAATATCATGCGCCTCGCGCTGCACCCCGACGGGCTGGCAGCACAGATCGTCAATCTCTCGGAGTGGCGCCATCACCTGATCTCACGCCTGAAGCGCCAGGCCCAGGCGACAAGCGATACCGAGCTGGACGATCTGGTCACCGAACTGGAAAGCTATGCCGCGCCGCCCATGGCGGATGCGAAACCGCAGGATCTGGGCGGCATCGCGGTGCCGTTGAAGCTGCTGATCGGCGAGCGGGTGCTGAGCTTCCTCAGCACCACCACCGTGTTCGGCACCGCACAGGACGTGACCCTGTCGGAACTAACGCTGGAGACCTTCTTCCCCGCCGACGACGCCACGGCGGAGATGGTCAGGACATTGGCGAGCGGGGCCGGATAGAATGGTCCGGCCCTCACCTCATCAGAATCGATAGGCCAGCGTACCCATCACATTGCGCGGCGCGCCGATGAAGCAATCGCCGCGCGACAGGCACGATGCGAAATAAGACCGGTTGAACAGGTTCGTCGCGTTCACCGACAGGCGCCATTTGCTCCATTCGAGTTCGGCCAGTGCATCGACCAGCGTGTTGTCGCCCGTCACGATCGTCCAGGCCGGGCCGACCGACTTGCGATTGCCGGTGTAGCGAACGCCGGCACCCAGCCGCAGCGACATGGCATCGCCCACCGGCAGCGTCTTCATGCCCCAGATCGATGCGTTGTGACGCGGGTAATAGTCGAAGTACGGCGAGTCCCTGGTCTCAAGCTTGTTATAACCATAATTGACCGACAGCTCGTAATTGCCCGGCAAGGTACGCGTGGCCTCGATCTCGAACCCTTTGGTGGTGAGTTCGCCCGACTGGATCTGGCTCAGCGGCCTGTCGGGATCGTCGATCGGTCGATTGCGTTCGCGAATGTGGAAGACGGTGACGGTGACCAGCGTGGCGGCATCCGGCTGCCACTTTGCCCCCATCTCATATTGCGTGCCGGTTTGCGGTTTGAATCCCGCATGATCGGCGTTGAAGCCTGCGATCGGCTGGAAGCTTTCAGTGTAGCTGAAAAAGGGCGAGATGCCCGCACCGATCTCGCCGATGATGCCGGCGCGAAAGGTGGTGGCATTGGCAGACGGCGAGCCAGGACTCGTTACATGATCGCGCCGCGCGCCCAGCACCACCGACACGCGGTCGGCGAAGCGGATCTGGTCCTGGACATAGATGCCAAGCTGCTTCTGCGACTGTCGCGCCGCCACGGGATCGATCACCGGAACGGACAGCGCAGCATAATTGATGTTGTAAAGATCGACTATATCACGCCCAGACCCGTAGCGCTCGGTAAAGCGGTTCCAGCTATAGTCCACGCCCGCGAGCAGCAGATGGCTAACCCCGGCGCCAGTGTTGAACTTGATCTGGACATTATTGTCGGTGGTGAAGACGTTCAGCGTCGCCAGCTTGTCGTCGCTGTAGAGCTGGATCAACCGGCCGTTGCTCCCCGCGATATAGGGGTCGGTCGGGTTGGTGTAGCTGTTGGTGTAATGCGTGAAATAGCTCACATCGCTGTCGATGTAGCGCGCCTTCAGGTGCAGCTCGATCTGGTCGGTAATGCGCTGCTTGACCATCGCCGTGCCCTGCAACAGCCGGCCATCGTAGCGGTCATGCCCGGGCTTGCCGACGAACAGGGTGCGCGGCAGCCGCGGATTGCCGGGATTGTCGTACAGTGTGCCGACAATCGGCAGGAATTGCGGTGTCGAGCCGCCATGGTCGTCCTGATAAAGACCCAGCAGCGTGATGTCCGTACCGGCGCTCGGCTGCCAGCGCAGGGACGGCGCGATCATCACGCGATCGTCACGCACATTGTCGATGAAAGTATCGGAATCGCGCACCCGCGCGACCAGCCGCGCGGCGAGGCCGTCGGCGATCGGGCCGTTGATGTCGGCGAGCAGTTCCTTGCGGTTGTCGCTGCCATAGACTGCCGCGATCTCGCCGCGGGTGGTGAATTCAGGGGCCTTCGACACAAGGTTGACGATGCCGCCGATCGATCCCTGGCCGAACAAGACCGAGGCCGGCCCGCGCACCACCTCGACACGCGAGAAATTATACGGGTCGGACGTGGTGCTGACATAGGACCCGAAAATGTCGCGCATGCCGTCGCGGAACTGCAGCGCATCGATGCCGCGAATGGCGAAGCTGTCGACGCGTGAATCGCGGCCATAGGGATTCGCCGTGATCCCGGCGGCATAACGCACCGTGTCGCTGATATTGATCGCGCCCTGCGCACGGAACATGTCTTCGGTCAGGATCGTGATCGGTTGTGGCGTTTCGATCAGCGGTGTCGCTGTCTTGGTACCCGCACCTGCATCCTGCCTGGCGCGCTCGCCCGTGACGACGATGTCGTCGCGCCGGTCGCCGTCCGGCGTTCCGTCCGCCGCCCCATCCGCGGCCCATGCCGGGCCGCTCGTCAGCGCGATCAGCGCGATACCAGAAAACCCGAGAAACTTGCTCAATGTCATTGCGATCCCCTTATCTGGGCGACCCTCTATCGCTAATGAGAATTGATCGCAATGGCCAAAAGACAGCTAAAAAACGCTGTCTGCTGGTCATAGGATAGCACCCATTTCCGCAGCTTCGGCTTCGGCATTGCCCATCGAGACGAAGCACCGGGCGATCCCGACCATTGCGATGATCGCGTTTGAACCCTAGCGCGTCGTCGCAGGGCGTCAGGCTGTTGCGCGCTCGAACTGGGATGTGACGATCATGGCGACGAGAGCGGAAACCATATCAGATCCGGCCCCGTCGATCACTGCGCCGACCGCCACTGACCGATCCTTTCTCGGTCACCCCAAAGGCCTGGCCTATCTCGCCTTCACCGAGGCGTGGGAACGGTTCTCCTATTACGGCATGACCGCCCTGGTCGTGCTGTACATGGCGCAGCAATTGTTCCAGCCCGGCCATGTCGAGCATGTCGCAGGGCTGGCGGTGTATCGCGGCGCACTCGAGGCAGTGCTGGGGCCACTGTCACCACAGGCGCTCGCGTCGCAGACCTTCGGCTTCTATTCGGGGCTGGTCTATTTCACGCCGGTGCTGGGCGGGTGGGTCGCCGACCGGCTGCTCGGTGCGAAGCGGACCGTGGTGATCGGCGCGCTGCTGATGAGCGCGGGGCATTTCGCCATGACGTTCGACCAGAGCTTCCTACTCGCCTTGTTGTTGCTGATCCTCGGGTCGGGGTGTCTCAAGGGCAATATCTCGGCGCAGATCGGGCATCTATACCCGGCCGATGACGAATCGCGGCGCACGCGCGCCTTCACCATCTTCAGCATGGCAATCAATATCGGCGCAGTGCTCGGGCCGCTGGTGTGCGCCGGATTGGCCCAGGCCTATGGCTGGCATGTCGGGTTCGGCACGGCCGGGGTGCTGATGCTGCTCGCCACTATCACCTATCTCGCAGGGCAGCGCTATCTGCCCGATCAGCGTCCGCGCCGGCGCGACCGCGTGGCGGCGGCGCCGCTGACCGCCGCGGAGTGGCGCACCGTGCTGCTGCTGGTGGTCGTGATGGGCATCACGGTGTTCCAGACCATCACCTATTTCCAGTTCTTCAATGTCGGGCTGGTATGGATTGACAGCCATGCCGATCTCGCCACGCCGCTCGGCCATATCCCCGCCCCCTGGTTCAATTCGGTCGACGCATTCTTCAGCGTCATCGCAGTGCCGCCGCTGATCTGGCTCTGGGCACGCGAGGCAAGGCGCGGGCGGGAATCGAGCGACCTGACCAAGATCGGCATCGGCGCAGTGCTCGCCTCGATCTCGGCCGCAATCATGGCGCTGGCGGCGATGCTTGCCGGCGCGGGCACAACGAGCGCGCTGATCCCCTTTGCCGCTTTCGCGATGATCGGGGTCGCGTTCCTGTATTACTGGCCGCCCTATCTCGCGCTGATGTCGCGCGCCGCGCCGCCCAGCGTGAATGCGACGATGATGGGGTGCGCGTATCTTTCGCTGTTCATCGGCAACATCATCATGGGCTGGGTCGGTACATTGTACGAGACGATGCCGCCGGGAGCATTCTGGATGCTGAACGCCGGCATCTCGATGATCGGCGCGCTGCTGGCATTGCTGTTCGGGCCCGCGCTCGCGCGCCGGTTGGCAAGCGGTTCGTCTCAGCCCTGATCCGCTCTCCCGGCTGGTAATCCCATCATGGCGCGCAAGCGGCGAGCACAGGCGCGCAGTGCAGTGGCATCCTGCCGCGCCTTGGCGATCGACATGGCGCCCGTAAACATCGCCACCACCGTATCGGCCCACCCCGCAGCATCGCCGGCGGCGAAATCGGCCCGGCCAGCACGCTCGTCATGATCGAGGCGCACGGCGATCGCATCCTGCCAGGCACGATACTCGCCCTCCACCGCGCGGCGCAGCCCGTCATCGGCAAGCGATAGTTCGAGCGCCAGATTGCCGAGCGGGCAGCCCGAGACCGATCCCTGCCGGTCGAGCGCGTCGGCGGTCTCCTCGAACACACCGACAATCCCCTCGGCTCCGGACGGCGCGCTATCGACCGCCGCTATCCAGGTGGCGGCGATCTCGCCCGAGACGCGCTCCGCAACCACCGCCAGTGCAAGATCCTTCTTGGTCGGAAAATGATGATAAAGCGCGCCACCGGTCACCGCCGCTGCGCGCACCACATCGTGCATGCTGGTCGCACCATAGCCCTGCGTCTGAAATGCGCTGGCAGCGGCATCGATCACCCGCTTGCGCATCCCCGCCGGATCATTCTTCCGAAACTTCGCCCGTTCTGCGCGCACCATTCATGCCTCCTGATCGCCCCCGCAATTAACATCATTGACAAAACCGGACAACCGGTCTGTTATGGCAACATCAACGGGAGAAGACGAGTCGTGAAGCGGATTGAGCGATGACGGGCGGGGCGCATGGTTTCGACTTCCTCCACGGCGCGTGGCGGGTCACGCACCGCAAACTCCGCGCGCGGCTGGCCGGTGCTCGGGATTGGTTCGCCTTTCCCGGCACGCTGCAGGTCGATCCGGTGCTGGACGGTCTGGGCAATATCGACATCAACATACTCGACGATCCGAACGGCGCGTATCGCGCGCACTCGCTCCGGCTGTTCGATGTGTCGACCGGCTTATGGTCAATCTGGTGGATCGACCGGCGCTCGACCGCGATCGATCCGCCGGTGATCGGTCGGTTCGAGGGCGGCAAAGGGACGTTCTTCGGCGACGATCTGTTCGCCGGAAAACCGATCCGGGTGCGCACCACCTATGAACCGATCGACGACGCCCGTGCGGAATGGACTCAAGCCTTTTCAGACGATGGCGGGGCAAGCTGGGAGGTCAACTGGGTCATGGAATTCAACCGCCCATGACCGCGACCTCTATTCACCTATCGCGCAGGAGACTGATCGGCATGACCATGACCGGACTCGCAGCATTGGGCAGCAGCGCCTTCGCGGCAGGCCCGCCCGCGGCCCAACCCGTGATCGAGCTGCGCCAGTACAAGATCCTCAAGGGCCGTCGCGACGCGATGATCGCCCTGTTCGAGCGCGAGTTCGTCGACAGCCAGGAAGCGCTGGGCATACGCATCATCGGGCAGTTCCGCGATCTCGACGATCCCGACCGCTTCACCTGGATCCGCGAGTTCGAGAGCATGGCGGCGCGCGCTACCGCGCTCAACGCCTTTTATTTCGGGCCGCTATGGAAGGCGCATCGCGATGAGGCCAATGCCTTGCTCGACGACAATGACAATGTCCTGTTGCTGCATCCTGCAGTTGCGGGGCTTGGCTTCGGTCCGCTGACGCGCCCGGTCATGGCGGGCGGCCCCGCAGGTCTGGTGATCGCGACGATCCATTATCTGTGGAAAGATGCCGGCGAGGGGTTCGGCAGCTTCTTTCAGGAACGGATGCAACCAGCGCTCGCCGCGGCGGGTCTGCCCGTCCTGTCCGCCTATGTCCCGGAGCGCGAACCGAATAATTTCCCGCGCTTGCCGGTGCGGCAAAGCGAGAAGCTGTTCGTCTGGTTCACGCGCGTTCCGGATGCCGCCGCTTATGACGCGGCAATGGTGAGATTGCGTGCGGACAAGCTATGGCATGCCACGACCGGCGCCGCGCTCGACGATTTCGAAGAGCGCGCGGCACAGATACTGCGGCTTGCACCGGCCTCCCGCTCGACGCTACGCTGAGCAGGCACATTGCTCCGGCCCGCCGGCACGGTAAGCTGGCGGCATGACCATCGACGCAATCCACGCCAGCCGGGCAACCGCCATGATCGGCGCCGCCCTGTTGGCACTCATTGCAACGGGCGCCCGGGCGCAGGACGTGCTTCCCGCCGCCTCCCCTGCCCCGCCGCCATGCCGGATGGTCGGCGACGCGCCGAGCGCGGCAGGCGTTCCGCAGTTCATCCGCATCGATCCCGCCGCCGCCACGCGCATGGCCGAGATCGGGCTCGACCGTGCGGGCATTTTCGCACGCATGGCGGAGACCTCGATCCCCGAGACGATGGGCTGCTGGGCCATGCCGGCGGGAAATTTCGACAGCCAGCTGATCTCGGTCGGCATGGCGCAGTGGAATTTCGGTACCGGCAGCCTGCAGCCGGTGCTGCAACGCTGGCGCGACGGATTCAGCTCGGGCGGGCGGTTCAAACGCGCGTTGAAGGCGCTCGCGCCAACCTATGGCAAATTGCTTTTCTCGAAGGATTGCCGCGTGGTGCCGGTGCGCGACAAATGCCGCGCCGGGATCCTTGCCGCAGAGGATGCGAGCGGCCGGCTGAACCCGGTGATCGCGACGGAGCTGACCGCGATCTTCGAAAGCGACGCGATGCTGCAGGTCCAGACCGATACTTATATCGAGCTGCTCGATGCGGTGCGGCTCGACTTGCTGCGCGTCTTTCCCGCCGGGCAGATGACCCTGCGCAAGGTGCGCTGGGCGATCGACACCCGGGTGCAGCAGGGCTTTCTGCCCGGCGACGAGGATGTCGCGCGGCTGCGGACGAAGTTGGCTGCAATGCCCGAGGTGGAACGCTGGCCGCGGCTGCGCGCGATCATCGCCTGGTACAAGGCGCTGGCCGAGACGATCGACCAGGACGGCGTCGGCCGCGACCATCAATGGAATGTGCAGCGCTGGGCCTGCATGATCGATGCCGGCGCGATCGATGCGGAGCAATATGAACTGCTCAGCCTCACCTTCCTGCGCAGCCGCACCGCGATCGGCAATAGCGGGCGTTGGCAGGCACTGACTTTCGAACGGCGTGCGAAGATCATCCTTGGCGTCGGCAGCGTCAGCGGCAAGCGCGATGGCGAGTGCGCGGCACAGCCTGCGGCATCATGATGCCCCGAACGTGCGTCAGATCAGCCTGACCAGCGCGGTGCCCACTACCGCAATCCCCATCGACAGGAGCGGCGAGCGCCAGATCAGCATCGCGACCATCGCGCCGGCGACGCCCGCCGCGAGTGCTACATCGCCGGCCAGGATCACCGGCACCACGAACGCGGCGAGCGTACAGGTCGCAAGATGGTCGAGCAGCCGGCGAACTGGCTCAGGCACGCGATTGGTCGCGACCAGCCAGGCGCCGAGGATGCGCGTGGCATAGGTGGCAAGCGCCATCATCCCGATCGCAAGCGCGGTCATCTCAGCGTCTGGCATCGAGGCAATAGCCGAACAGCGCGCCGCCGAGCGCACCGGAGATGACCGCCCAATGCGTCGGCATGACGAGCGAGAGGCCCGCGGCTGCGCCTCCCGCGACGATCCAGGGCGGAACGTCGCGCGGCCCCTTTGCTGCACCGATCAGGACGCAGACGAAAAACGCCGGCATCAATGCATCGACACCGAACTGACGCGGATCGCCGATCGCCTGGCCGGCAAAGGCACCGACCAGCGTTCCCGCAACCCAGGTCAGCCAGAGCAACAGCCCGCCGCCGAGCAGATGGCCGAGGTCGCGTTCGCCACCGGCGATCGCCTGGCGGGTCGAGGCCCAGTTCGCGTCGCTGAGCACAGCAAGCACCGCATAGCGCCGCACCGGCGGCGCGGCATCGAGATAGTCGCCCAGCGTCGCACCGAGCACGACGTGACGGCCGTTGATTGCCAGCGTGGTCATCAGGATCGCGACCCAGGGCAAGGGATACTGCCACAGATCGAGCACCGCATATTGCGCCGCGCCGGCAAAGACGAAGCCGCTCATCGCCGCTGCTGCTGCGGGGCTCAGGCCGGCCTCGACCGCCGCGGCGCCGAAGCCGATGCCGAACACTGCCACGGCGATCGCGGCGGCGAACAGGTCGCGAAACCCGCGACCGACACCGGCGAGGGACAAGTCTGTTGCGGCAGCGGGCATGGCATACCCCTTATCGCTGCGCGCGCGCCGGGCAAGCGACGCAAATGCC includes:
- a CDS encoding SDR family oxidoreductase, with product MSVILILGGYGGFGARLSRRLAARGHRILVAGRHRDKAVAFCDAVPNCHPVVADRDGDLAAVLAEHRPDLLIDAAGPFQTSGYHVIEACIAAGVDYLDLADGRAFVAGIGTLDVAARRACTIAISGASSVPALSGAVVRDLAVGMEQIMSVEMAISASNRAAAGASVAAAILSYAGKPLTVWRGQRRARAFGWQEIGQERFVLDDGTTLGHRLVALADVPDLELLPERLPGKPAVSFRAGTELAVQNVTLWLASWLVRWRWIGSLSALAPWLLPLQRRMAGWGSDRSGMVVRLFGLAGGKRVERRWTLIASAGDGPEIPTLAAELLAERIVAKELAPGAGDAGPMLALEDFAPAFAGLAIRHETRQIAQPAPLYQRVMGDTFARLPDEVRRMHEVLRDGGAHGRATVERGTHPLARLVGALMGFPRAGEHELHVGFREDQGVERWTRTFSAQSFHSNLGEEAGQIVERFGPLRFHFDLPGDEQGLTMVMRSWSIWRIPLPLALAPRTMAREWEEDGKFQFDVPIALPLIGPVIHYRGWLTPDAE
- a CDS encoding TonB-dependent siderophore receptor, whose product is MTLSKFLGFSGIALIALTSGPAWAADGAADGTPDGDRRDDIVVTGERARQDAGAGTKTATPLIETPQPITILTEDMFRAQGAINISDTVRYAAGITANPYGRDSRVDSFAIRGIDALQFRDGMRDIFGSYVSTTSDPYNFSRVEVVRGPASVLFGQGSIGGIVNLVSKAPEFTTRGEIAAVYGSDNRKELLADINGPIADGLAARLVARVRDSDTFIDNVRDDRVMIAPSLRWQPSAGTDITLLGLYQDDHGGSTPQFLPIVGTLYDNPGNPRLPRTLFVGKPGHDRYDGRLLQGTAMVKQRITDQIELHLKARYIDSDVSYFTHYTNSYTNPTDPYIAGSNGRLIQLYSDDKLATLNVFTTDNNVQIKFNTGAGVSHLLLAGVDYSWNRFTERYGSGRDIVDLYNINYAALSVPVIDPVAARQSQKQLGIYVQDQIRFADRVSVVLGARRDHVTSPGSPSANATTFRAGIIGEIGAGISPFFSYTESFQPIAGFNADHAGFKPQTGTQYEMGAKWQPDAATLVTVTVFHIRERNRPIDDPDRPLSQIQSGELTTKGFEIEATRTLPGNYELSVNYGYNKLETRDSPYFDYYPRHNASIWGMKTLPVGDAMSLRLGAGVRYTGNRKSVGPAWTIVTGDNTLVDALAELEWSKWRLSVNATNLFNRSYFASCLSRGDCFIGAPRNVMGTLAYRF
- a CDS encoding TetR/AcrR family transcriptional regulator, encoding MVRAERAKFRKNDPAGMRKRVIDAAASAFQTQGYGATSMHDVVRAAAVTGGALYHHFPTKKDLALAVVAERVSGEIAATWIAAVDSAPSGAEGIVGVFEETADALDRQGSVSGCPLGNLALELSLADDGLRRAVEGEYRAWQDAIAVRLDHDERAGRADFAAGDAAGWADTVVAMFTGAMSIAKARQDATALRACARRLRAMMGLPAGRADQG
- a CDS encoding DUF1579 domain-containing protein, coding for MTGGAHGFDFLHGAWRVTHRKLRARLAGARDWFAFPGTLQVDPVLDGLGNIDINILDDPNGAYRAHSLRLFDVSTGLWSIWWIDRRSTAIDPPVIGRFEGGKGTFFGDDLFAGKPIRVRTTYEPIDDARAEWTQAFSDDGGASWEVNWVMEFNRP
- a CDS encoding AzlD domain-containing protein produces the protein MTALAIGMMALATYATRILGAWLVATNRVPEPVRRLLDHLATCTLAAFVVPVILAGDVALAAGVAGAMVAMLIWRSPLLSMGIAVVGTALVRLI
- a CDS encoding NIPSNAP family protein — protein: MTMTGLAALGSSAFAAGPPAAQPVIELRQYKILKGRRDAMIALFEREFVDSQEALGIRIIGQFRDLDDPDRFTWIREFESMAARATALNAFYFGPLWKAHRDEANALLDDNDNVLLLHPAVAGLGFGPLTRPVMAGGPAGLVIATIHYLWKDAGEGFGSFFQERMQPALAAAGLPVLSAYVPEREPNNFPRLPVRQSEKLFVWFTRVPDAAAYDAAMVRLRADKLWHATTGAALDDFEERAAQILRLAPASRSTLR
- a CDS encoding peptide MFS transporter, with protein sequence MATRAETISDPAPSITAPTATDRSFLGHPKGLAYLAFTEAWERFSYYGMTALVVLYMAQQLFQPGHVEHVAGLAVYRGALEAVLGPLSPQALASQTFGFYSGLVYFTPVLGGWVADRLLGAKRTVVIGALLMSAGHFAMTFDQSFLLALLLLILGSGCLKGNISAQIGHLYPADDESRRTRAFTIFSMAINIGAVLGPLVCAGLAQAYGWHVGFGTAGVLMLLATITYLAGQRYLPDQRPRRRDRVAAAPLTAAEWRTVLLLVVVMGITVFQTITYFQFFNVGLVWIDSHADLATPLGHIPAPWFNSVDAFFSVIAVPPLIWLWAREARRGRESSDLTKIGIGAVLASISAAIMALAAMLAGAGTTSALIPFAAFAMIGVAFLYYWPPYLALMSRAAPPSVNATMMGCAYLSLFIGNIIMGWVGTLYETMPPGAFWMLNAGISMIGALLALLFGPALARRLASGSSQP
- a CDS encoding helix-turn-helix domain-containing protein, whose translation is MAVATRNVGDQLREWRQKRRMSQLDLALDTEISARHLSFLETGRARPSREMVLRLSEQLEMPMRERNLLLTAAGFAPLFGERSLDDPEMSGARRAVDLILAGHEPWPALVVDRCWNLIAANRGVAPLLASVSPALLAGVPNIMRLALHPDGLAAQIVNLSEWRHHLISRLKRQAQATSDTELDDLVTELESYAAPPMADAKPQDLGGIAVPLKLLIGERVLSFLSTTTVFGTAQDVTLSELTLETFFPADDATAEMVRTLASGAG
- a CDS encoding AzlC family ABC transporter permease, giving the protein MPAAATDLSLAGVGRGFRDLFAAAIAVAVFGIGFGAAAVEAGLSPAAAAAMSGFVFAGAAQYAVLDLWQYPLPWVAILMTTLAINGRHVVLGATLGDYLDAAPPVRRYAVLAVLSDANWASTRQAIAGGERDLGHLLGGGLLLWLTWVAGTLVGAFAGQAIGDPRQFGVDALMPAFFVCVLIGAAKGPRDVPPWIVAGGAAAGLSLVMPTHWAVISGALGGALFGYCLDARR